A DNA window from Pogona vitticeps strain Pit_001003342236 chromosome 2, PviZW2.1, whole genome shotgun sequence contains the following coding sequences:
- the ABHD6 gene encoding monoacylglycerol lipase ABHD6 → MDLDVLNMFVIAGGTLAIPILAFVASFLLWPSALIKIYYWYWRRALGMQVRYVNYDDYQFCYSYRGRPGHRPSILMLHGFSAHKDMWLSVVKFLPKNLHLICVDLPGHEGTTRSSLDDYSIYGQVKRIHQFVECVNLNRKPFHLVGTSMGGNVAGVYAAQYPADICSLTLVCPAGLPHATESKFVKQLQELKVSGVSDRIPLIPTTPEEMGDMLKLCSYVRFKVPQQILQGLVDVRIPHNDFYRKLFLEIAGEKSRNSLYDNMSKIKAATQVVWGKQDQVLDVSGADILAKSIPNCQVHILENCGHSVVVERPRKTAKLLLEFLATVQNGENNKKLA, encoded by the exons ATGGACCTGGATGTATTAAACATGTTTGTAATAGCAGGAGGCACGCTGGCTATCCCCATCCTGGCGTTTGTTGCATCCTTCCTTCTGTGGCCTTCAGCACTGATCAAAATATACTACTG GTACTGGCGTCGAGCGCTGGGCATGCAAGTTAGATATGTCAACTATGATGACTACCAGTTTTGCTACTCCTACCGAGGGAGACCTGGCCACCGACCTTCTATACTCATGTTGCATGGCTTCTCAGCCCATAAAGATATGTGGCTGTCTGTTGTTAAG TTCCTTCCAAAGAACCTGCACTTGATTTGTGTTGACTTGCCAGGTCATGAGGGAACCACTCGATCATCCCTTGACGACTACTCAATCTATGGGCAAGTGAAAAGGATACATCAG TTTGTTGAGTGTGTCAATCTGAACAGAAAGCCCTTTCACCTGGTTGGAACCTCCATGGGTGGCAATGTTGCAGGCGTTTATGCTGCTCAGTACCCAGCGGACATCTGCAGCCTAACTCTTGTGTGTCCTGCAG GGCTGCCACATGCCACAGAAAGTAAATTCGTCAAGCAGCTGCAGGAGCTGAAGGTGTCTGGGGTCAGCGATCGGATCCCTTTAATTCCAACCACTCCTGAGGAGATGGGAGACATGTTGAAGCTCTGCTCTTATGTTCGCTTTAAAGTGCCCCAGCAG ATCCTGCAGGGCCTCGTTGATGTCCGCATCCCACATAATGACTTTTATCGAAAAC TATTTTTAGAGATTGCAGGTGAAAAGTCAAGAAACTCCCTCTACGACAACATGAGCAAGATCAAAGCAGCCACACAGGTCGTCTGGGGGAAGCAAGACCAG GTCCTGGATGTTTCTGGAGCTGACATTCTAGCAAAGTCGATTCCTAACTGTCAAGTACACATTCTGGAAAACTGTGGACACAGTGTTGTGGTCGAGCGGCCTAGAAAAACAGCAAAGCTCCTCCTTGAGTTTTTGGCTACAGTTCAGAATGGGGAGAACAATAAGAAACTGGCTTGA